The candidate division KSB1 bacterium genome has a segment encoding these proteins:
- a CDS encoding biopolymer transporter ExbD, with amino-acid sequence MKKGGGIIIRLIDIVMNLLFGFLMISDIVHKTEIKLPSQAGRSPVVSEKRVMPIEVQIFRGDTTIIGIDPQTERSLRVKSQLYGYYVLNEDERLYRIRMLDKLEDHLFTAKASYDSINVIINPDAESIVQSTINLVDICRRYRIEKRFRFIERGEE; translated from the coding sequence ATGAAAAAAGGCGGCGGGATAATCATTCGTTTGATCGACATCGTGATGAATCTGTTATTTGGCTTCTTAATGATCAGTGATATTGTTCACAAGACCGAGATCAAGCTGCCGAGCCAGGCAGGCCGATCCCCTGTGGTTTCAGAAAAAAGGGTCATGCCGATCGAGGTGCAAATTTTTCGTGGGGACACGACCATCATTGGCATCGATCCCCAGACAGAAAGATCGCTCCGTGTGAAAAGTCAATTGTACGGTTACTATGTGCTGAATGAAGATGAAAGGCTCTACCGGATTCGAATGCTGGATAAGTTGGAGGATCATCTATTTACTGCCAAAGCATCTTATGACTCGATTAATGTCATCATCAATCCTGATGCTGAATCCATAGTTCAAAGTACCATTAATCTGGTCGACATATGTCGGAGATATCGGATTGAGAAGCGGTTTAGATTCATAGAAAGGGGAGAAGAATGA
- a CDS encoding biopolymer transporter ExbD, whose protein sequence is MSKGGIVVRLIDIVLNLLFGFMCISTMERKSPVKLPQSDLPVQSQIQKEQLLVISINQQEQFLLESENMILPNFDAVKNLILTRNESFKKLDRTMKVRIRSYWNLPIRYTMRIANFCRDENIPVGMDVESVSSSNR, encoded by the coding sequence ATGTCCAAAGGCGGAATCGTAGTTCGATTGATCGATATCGTATTAAATCTGTTATTTGGATTTATGTGTATTAGTACCATGGAGCGAAAGAGCCCAGTAAAACTCCCGCAGAGCGATCTCCCAGTACAATCTCAGATTCAGAAAGAACAGCTGTTGGTCATCAGTATCAACCAACAGGAACAGTTCTTACTCGAATCCGAGAATATGATCCTTCCCAATTTCGATGCGGTAAAGAATTTGATTCTCACGCGAAATGAGAGTTTCAAAAAGCTCGATCGGACCATGAAAGTTCGGATCCGCAGCTATTGGAATCTCCCGATTCGATATACCATGCGGATCGCCAATTTTTGTCGCGATGAAAATATTCCAGTGGGAATGGATGTTGAAAGCGTTTCAAGTAGCAATCGGTGA